The sequence below is a genomic window from Daphnia pulicaria isolate SC F1-1A chromosome 6, SC_F0-13Bv2, whole genome shotgun sequence.
AAACTATCGTTATGTTTAAAATAATGTAAATTGattgattagtttttaaaaagacagTATTGTACTTATTTGTCTGTACAAGAACATGTGATTGAAAAATCCCTACCCGAGTATTCCATATACATCAAGAAGATCTCGTAAAATTGCTAGATGAAAGAATCTAACTCACGCAGTAGATCGAAGTCTAGGAAAAGCTCTGATCTTTCTCATACATTTCCATCCAACTCCAAGAAAAGATCACGAAGTAGGTCAACTGCAAGAAGTTCTATCGAAATTGGTTCTGCAGAAAAATCTTAGTCAAAATCGCAATCATCTTGTACTCCATCCATGTAAAGTACACCCGTCTCCATGAATATCTGACCCTCCCAAACGAAGGGAAATATTGTAATACCGCTGCAATTATTCTTGTAACAGAATATCATTGCAGCGGCatgtcaaaattcttttttttttgtattctttttcttttaaaattgtggTGAGGGGAGAAAACAGTCAAGCAAGAATACCAAAGAAATAATGTTGGCATGCCGCTGCAGTGATATTCAGTGTCAAGAATAAATTGCAGCGGTATTACAATATTTCCCGCCGCTTGAGAGGGTCAGATATTTATGGAGACGGATGTACAAGCTCTATCTAATATGTCTGCTTCAGTCATACTATGGAACTATTCAACTATCAAAGAAATGGATCCGTAGTAGTTGGAAATGTTCATCAATTAACTAATTGATCGCGTAAAATCTTTGCACTGCCTTCACTACCTCCGGAAAATTTTGACCAATATGTTCCAAAAATCCAGGCTGATAATTACTACAATATTATTGAATGCAATCTTTGTGTTCTACACAGTTCTCCAAATGGTTAAGTCTACGATTATTTTGTTGAACAACGATTAGGTCTTGTTTTCAGAGTTTCGAAACCACCGAAGAGGAATTATTTCTTGGAAGTTCTTGTTCCAGGGAGTTTGAATTTCGCaataattgatttgttttccgTAGACTACCAACCCCCATCCGAAATTAGAAAAGTTGGATGTAATATTGTATACAGATAAATGCTGGATTGTTTCAACGTTCTGTTGCTTTATTTTGCGTTTTTTATCTGTTTCGTAACGGACAGTTTTAGAACGAATAGTTTCAACctgtagattttttttaatctttctctcctctcttAACCAATTGTAAACCAAGAAATACCGTTTAGCCGtgttaaactattttttacTCAGAATTAGTGGTTGGCATTTTCGGTAGTTGTTTTTTGCTACCTTTACCTAGTTGTTGGTCAATTTTTCTACCTAGAAATTACCTAGTAACAGTAATGTACAGtatcttccataaaaatccgactaccctttttttaaaaaatgccgccTATTGGTTCGCGGCAGAACTACATGATGTAACCAGACAGTTAGGGTATGGGGTAATATTCTAGAAACGGACAAAGGCTTAATTTTCATGACAACGAGACAGCCTTTAAGGCATTTAACTCTGAAGCACATGGCCTTGATTAAAAAGCCagacaaaatggaaaattgttTTGGATGGCTTGCGGCAACGTGACCCAACCTCTTCTTAATCAAGGCCATGTGCTTCAGAGTTAAATGCCTTAAAGGCTGTCTCGTTGTCATGAAAATTAAGCCTTTGTCCGTTTCTAGAATATTACCCCATACCCTAACTGTCTGGTTACATCATGTAGTTTTGCCGCGAACCGATAggcggcattttttaaaaaaagggtagtcggatttttatggaagataCTGTACTTAGTATTTGCAAATGATTCAGAAACTAGGCATGAACTATGCAATTATCCAGGTAATTCTGATTTTTATGTAgcattgtaaaataaatgacaaaaattttttcaaaaatttttttgacacaTATGATATTTCTTTGTGCAGGCTgcggaagtttttttttctgcaggctgcggaagttttttttctgccacCCCACGGTGTTAGTGGAACCTCCTGCGTTTTCTTTGAGATTTTTtgcgatattttattttttaaggagTGAACTGAAGTCTGAAGTCTGAACAACACTGCACAGATTGAATCTGGCATCATGAAATTTTGTGTACGTTATGTAAGTGTCATGTTTGTCATCTTCAAATTCCACATATTCAAGGCAAATGCGCCAATTTTGACCATCGACAAAGAAGGACGACACGAACCACCAGCAATGGCTTTGCTGGAAATTGGGGAACGAACAATTTAATTCTGATGGTTTCcagtctttctcttttctagcTTACATAAATATAACGACCAACGTCAAACGAAAATCAAAGCATATTTGCCAACGGCAAGGCATACATTCCCGACCGGTGTATGAATGAGTTAGTGTTCATCATTTTGGTATTAGCCGTGTCCATCGATCAGTTAATAGTGATTCTTCAAGATTAACCCCGGGTTGCTTCTTGAATGAATTAACTGCACAGCATCTGTATGTGGTAATTTGTTCTAGTCGatttcataaaaaattaacaatgaaATACGCACGAAGTAATTTTCGTAAACCTTcgtaaaaaaggaatttcagCTTCGACGTAATCAACCTCCTTGCCGCTATCGTGTAAATAAGTATCTGCACCAAATGTTGATGAATCctggaatattaaaaaataaggacacttaaacaataaattgaggtttgttttttaatcttaTCTACTTTAGTAAAAAAATCGCCAGACTGCTTGTAGCACTGGGGAAGTTTTCGAGTCCCCAGTagtaaatttttgtgtctcttGTTTTTTGCAAGTTCTAATCCGATGACCATTCCAGCTTTttcgaaacaaatcaaatttttaggTGAGTAAAGCAGTAGTGTAGACGTAAATGTCGACTGCAGAATCTGGATCTAAAATATATTAAGATTCCATTCCCTGCAATGAAATGGAGGATATTAGTACtacacaaaataaacaaacaatacagtaaaagaattgcgcacATGAAAATATTACGAAACAGTGTAACTGAGCCATTACCAGCATCAGCCCAAAAACATTCAATCCGTTTGTTATGGACAGATTTCCCCAAGATAAGCGATCGTCTTTTGGTACCACATACAGTTAACATATATCACCccaaaagaatattttttccacCTTTGTCTGTCCTGTacataaaaaaagttattcaatcaattttcatttcatgcATTACGGAAAATTTTTCCTGTAACCCTACTCTATACGGTAATCCATAAATGGATACCCCTCCaagaaaattgctaaaaacaGTAagatctttctttttgttggaaACTTTTAGGTGCAATGTATTGGTTAGAGTGAGGGTGAAGACCAAAGCAgaccatttttttatgttggcaAAACGAATTGCCATACAGCTTGGGGTTGGTGGAAGACGTTTCTTctgtatgtatatatttttttaaattttaaaatggaccTAATTAAAATCGACACGAGCGCTACCCAATTGTATTTCCAGCATATAATTTCATAATATTTACAATGATACATTGGGTCGGCAAGACTGGTAGATAAATAAGATTGGGGAAACTGGGCTTATCGGCCGTGTGACTTCATGAAGGTCACCCGGTTACCACTCTCTCATTTTTCGCGTCTGACCGGCATGGTTAGACCTTCAAGGCCGCCTCGGTGGCGGCCACCAGTatagccgagagagagaggcaccCTGAAGCCCCCAATCCCTCACACTCCGATCTGGGGAATCTGACATTGAATGAGGAGTGTAATTAAAataggagaaagaagaaacaaagaaagcaTTAGGAATTATTGACATGGATGGCATATAATTACTTTTGTGTAAAATATAAGAAGCAGTATTTCTAGTTTGTGAAATCAGCTCAAAGACTCAAGTGGCCTAACGCAAGCACGGCTAAAAAGAAGCCTTTTGCTTCGAGACATAAAACACGTGAATTCAGCCCACAAGATAGGACTCTGAGGAATGGAATCCAGCGGAGGCGGCCACTGGGAAAGCTCAGCCAAGGACTGCGTTTTGGAAACCAGCTCAATCAGCAGTGATGTCCATTGAAGGATCTGGAAAAGGCAGATTGCTGAAGCTATTTATCCGTCCAATGTTATGCTATTATCCATCCTTTTATCCAATGGTATTTGACATCcactgaaaatttaaaaaaatcctccTGTAGGTTGCGTATGGCGTTGAGAAGGTTGATGAGGTGTGTGGTATTCTGCAGGGTCTGAAAACGCGCGATGATCCCGTCCTGGAAATGTTTGGGTGAGGGGATATGATATGCAGGTGAAGTGAAGTTTTTTGCCTCTGTGCCAGGTTCGGCCAGGTTCTGAAGTGCCTTTGTTTATGATGAGAGATAACTATCCCAAGCGTTTGTTTTCGATAGTTTTGTTGGGGATGCCCATTTTTAGGGAAGAAGTCTGGAGATGTGGCTTGAAAGATGGGGTTCTTAAAGATCAAGggaaatacttttatttcttgtggcACCAGGCTTCTTGTTTGGAAATACAAGGAACGTACAATAGCACACAACTGTAAGTGCAAAACATAACTGGCGTACATAATTCATAATTACCATATGACAGAGCACCACTAAACACACAAGAGAAGAAGGTAAATGTAAAGTATCAACTGAAAACGGAAATCACAAGAGTCTAATTCTAGGTTGTTGAACGTTTAGTTTTGCGAAGACTGTACGCTGTCAAAATTGAAGCAGGCTAGAGTGATGTGGTCTGCTACATCGCACCCAACTAGAAGAGAAGACCCGCTAATCAGAGGCAGGAATTTTGCCCCACTTGTTCTTTCCCAGTCCATCTAAGATTGCGACGGTACAACGTGTTGGAATCAACGCGGGTATGACGTTACTGACTTTCCAGAAAAGCTGGAGGTTTATGGACCGACTAACATGGTCTCCGACCCTTCGGTGTGAGTGCATTTTTGTGTTACATGCATTGTGATCTGTTCTCTCCTGGTGGAGCCACCGaaaggcaaaaaaagaaaccgcgTTTGACAAAACACGTTTGAGAAAACACTCTATTGCCGATGATAGTAAGTTGCAATTGGTGTAGTGGATCGCGACCCATTCAGCGACTTTAAAAGTTTGAGTTTCAAACGTCGTGTCCAAAACTTTATTATTCTTTAACTTTGTCGATGCAAGCCGCATGTTATCGGATGCAGCGAGGCATAGCATACTCTATGCACTAGTCCAAACCTGGAATATTGAACCGCAAAAGTGACGCAGCTCTCCCAAGTATCATTTTGTCTTGTGTTTATTGATGGTAAACGTCAAGTTATGAAAACGCCCtgaatttttgatttagaGACTTCGATTTGAAATTAATCTTTTGCATTTCCAAATCAGATACATCATCGCAAAAGTAAGCAAACGTGGTGCGCAGAAATTTCACTAAAATCCACTTAACAACTTGTTCACTGTGCTCAGCTTATGCGTAGCTTATTCCCACAGCGCATGATGTCACGTTTATTCAAGTACGGAGTCAAGAAATCCGTCAAGTCGTCGTTCATGTGTATTGTTTCACTCATGGAAGGAACACGTTTCTCGAGGAAGGTCACTACTGTAGAAAGTCTGGACAATAATTTCCAATGTGGATAATTTTACTTGGAACGATCTATGGTAAATAAAGTTAATATATTTTGGCAATACTTTTTATTATATCATTTATCCATTTCCTCAGTTAGGTTAAATACTCTAAATATTTTCCTAGTGGTATTGTTCCGGGTTTCCAGCTTGTCAAAAAATTCCTGACAAAATTCCTAATCATTAAGACAATTCAATACATATCCACAGGCTTGGGCTTATGCAGTGTTTTTAAAACCAGGAAGTGGGTAAGCTGGAAATAAGTAGTTTTAGAAACAGGTCCCTCATAAGACTTTATTTATAACTTACATGGCTGTTTCTGAAGTTCTTCTAGAATTGACAGACTATTCGATCCCAACTGTGTTAAGTAATCTTTTGTTCTGATTAATTTGGCATCTGGTCCAATTGTTGTTGCCTATATATTTTGAGgccttattgttttcttttataaaagGCAAATCGTATTCACTTGAAGAATACACCAGATGTATTCAAATGATCTTATCCATAGCAAAGGAAGCTGAAGTCTCCCTTTTTGTTACCTCCAGCCAGGCCGCGAATCGCACCACACATCATTTCAACATGGCCAGTAGAACATTTTCTTGTCAGCACATctttaaacttttttcttaaaataaatagCGAATGAAAGTTGTGGTAGATCGAATGGTTAGTAGGAGGGCTTCATAGGTTTCCTTGATGAGATAACCGAACAAATTTTTGCTCTTTATTCAATACTTTTACCACGTTTTGTAGTATGCGAGGTGGTTTGTTTTCCAAGAAATCCAACCTCCAATCGTAGAGGTCAGTaaattctgattttttctGGTCTTCGGGCTGTAGTATGCTGTAGTCTGATAAACATTTCGTGTATAACAAACCACAGACAATTCATCTCCatgtaattcaatttttgcgtCTATATCACGAAATCCCTCGAGGTCGTAGTTTTGACGCAATCGTAGTGTTTCATTTTTCGTAGTGTATATCATTTCTGCTGAATGTGTCCTTAGTGAATTTCACTTTCATTACTTCCAGAGATTTAGGCTGTGTAAGCGTTCTCGTAAGTTTCCTCCCTGGGCGGAAGGacaagaagtttttttttctatttcacgtATTTACTTTATCAATGGGTTTGAATAAAACAGTTTCGCCGCACACATCAAAGGTGCAGTCAGTGAACAGAttacgcaattttttttattagattgGTGAAGTCATAGCTTAGAAATAATTTTCAGGTTGAATCCATCGGGTGAAGAACAAAGGAAATTACTTTTCcgtttccaaacaatttaaacGTTTTGATATTCGTTGACGCATTGTTAGTAACGATGCGGTAAACAGAAAATCCTTCTGACTCAATCTTTTTGATAACATGGCAAATGAgtttaaaaagttttgttcCCGTAAGTTtccgaacaaaaaaatacgccACGGGTATTTTGAACGATGTTGACAGTCCAGTTACTACGAATGCCAAAAGGTGGTTTGCCAAAATGAccttatttttccttgttttaatATGCCACCATAGTTCTCTTCACCAATCATTCTGCCCAATTGTCCTATAAACGTGCTTTTCGGGAATATTGCCCTTTCGTCTATTTCTAGTGATACATGGTGTTCGTtttcaaaaagattttctctttctacttTTAGCCTTTGACAAATAGGCTCAGTTACTCCAACTTCGCCGGTTGATCTACCAATATAAGCACGTAAAGTGTACCTGAAAGGAAGCAGCATGATTCTTTTCCGTCAAAGTTATTCATAAGTTCCCGGGGCTCTTCCATGAAACACGATGCACTGTTTAGTAACTTAAGTATTccagatatattttttttttgtttacattttcaaactataaaaaatatggtcactttatcaaatatcaattaaaatggttctttttactttacttGATTTATTAGGAAAGCAGCACAAATATCTCCATCAGTCATTCGATCTTCCAGTTTTGTGTGGTTCATCATTATCTGTTTAAGGTTATTTTCTCTGTCCCTAGATAGCCTGAGTTcttctttaatttgttttattgtttgtgCATTAGTTGACAATTCTTTTAAGAACCCTCATTTCAGCCCCTTTCTTCGGTCGGATGGTTTCCTCTTTTCCAGCACCTCTAACCATTAATAGAGAGTAACCCGCTAGTATTTTAGcgacttttttctttggttccTTTGGGGGTCCAGCATAGTCGGATTAActtgtctttctctttttaaaagaattatcaTCTGGGATCTCACTGAAACACAGATTTTAAGGTAACAAGGATGTTAAGGtaacttctttttctaacaCAGTTGTCGTGGATCATTTATACCATAAAGTTCTTCTTTTCATGCTGCAGATTTTCGCCATGTTTTACGATTCGATACCTGTTTTTCGTTACATAGCTGATCATCTGGCTCGATTTCATCTCTTAATTTGCTTCCAATAGTTCAATTCGCATTGTTTGTCTGCAACTGTCGATAATTCCCGTCATACTATCAAACGGATGGTTGCTGGAAATGCAATAGGCATATTGGCAAAGGAATAGGTCACAgtcaaaggaatttttttgattGGGTAAATTAAAACGACATTATATTTTCCAATAATCTCCTTTGGGCAAAGGGacaggggaaaaaagagatcctgtaatgcgataaaaaattccCCCATCATCACATTTCCAACTGTCGTAGTAATTGATTGTTTTGTCTTTGCAGGATACCAAACCCAGAGCCCAGTGTGCGTTGTTGTGGTTAATCATGATGAATATGTAATCCAGCTTTTTtcgaacttaaaaaaaaaatttaaccgtGGTACGGTACTACCGCGGTAGTTTAAGGGGCTACCGCGATAGCGGTAGTCGTTCAGCGGTAGTTTGGtttaaattgttaataaaatgaaataaaagcgttgaaatgtttgaaatctaattcaatttgaattagaaatgtttattggctttcagaaacaaaagtttttcaaaattttgatctGACAACCCATTTCTCAGCGGTACAAAGATCCTTCCAGCAATGCTGAACAAACGTTCCACAGATGCGGAGGATGGAAGTGCTGCGTTGTATTTCAGAAAAAGCTGTTTTAAAGTCGGATATTTCTTCAGACTTGAAAGTTTTGTTGAAGTATCCGATAAAAAAAGATCAACTTCATTATCCACATCAGCATCAACTGGATTAAACAATGCCTtaaagaaatcatttttcttttttttccttcttgggCTGAAGTCGCTGTCTTGAGATTCACTGGCATCTTCTGTTGCTACTCTTTTCCTATTGTTGCTGTGATAGAAAAAGACAACTATTAGAATTAAATTTACTGATTATATTTTGATTAATCTAACTCTCTGGCGTACCGTTCACTGGGACTGGATCTTGTTTGTGTGACTTAAAGGCATTCATTAGTAGCTGTGTTTTCGCCTCCTTATCTTCCTCCGAAATCCATTTGTTTTTGAAGTGAGGATGCAAAATGGCTGCTAAGATTAATTCCTGGTTCTCAAAACAGTCTTGGAAGCGAGTGTTTATTGATGAAAGCATTACTCTGATGAGGGATTTGCAATGCTTAATCGTCCTATCGTCAAGCAGCATCTTCAGTTTTTGAATAAGGATAGTCAGCGTTGGCAAGAGATATCCGATCGAAACCTTCACATCCGCTTGAAGGACATCCAGAGCTTCTGACATAGGTTTCATTATCTTCACGTATTCACGCACCAGTTCTTCTTCAGCTGGACGAAAATACTGAATACCATAGACTTCAAAAAGAGCTTTAAGCTCGGAACGCTTCTTGTTGATGAAATGTTTGCCTCGTTTCATGGCATTGTAGTAAGAATTCCACCTGGTCTCATTATTTATGATAAATAGTTTGCCGAGGCGCTTGCGGATATTATCAGAGACTTTGGCGCTTCGATTTTGTTTGGCCCATATTGCCTTGAATTTCTTATCTGTTGATTCGAAAAGATTCTTCAAAGAAGGTTCCATGTTCTTATAAATATCGCATTTGCAGATAAGGTTCAACGTGTGACATGCACAGCGTCGATGTGGTGGCAAGACGTAGACGTTCTCAGATGTGAAACGTTCATCTAAAATGTCCATCAAAGGAAAAGTTTGGTCAAATATATCCCATTCGTGGCGTTCATCTTCCTCATCATGAGggtccttttctttattttcgacCGCCTCTCGGTCGTCAATCACAAGGTCACCACCGATATCATCGCAATCGTCGTCTGTTTCGTCAAATTCAGAATTTTCCTCGTCAAGCACATCCAAAATATCAGCATCTTCTTGAACCTATTAAATTAGCAATCAGTCAATCACAAATATCTATACAGAATTGAGATTTATTAATGTTACATACCAGTCGATTAGATTTACTAACACTAGATGTGCTTGCCCGAACAGTCATGGCTGGTGCAGGTACTGTAGTTACAGTGGGGGTAATCATCTGGTGCTTGGATTTCGATCCATACAAACGAAAGGCCTTGACAAAGTTGCTTCCGTTGTCAGTGATGGTCGCAATAACTTTGTCCAAGATGTCGAACTCCTCATACACCGATTCAAGAAGCTTCGCAATAACGTCATAATCACATGTGCCAACAACTCGGCGGACAGCTAGGCATGCAGAACGTCTTTTCAGATTCTGATTTAGCCAATGGACAGTGATTCCAATAAAGGCTCTTCTTCGAGACGTCCACCCATCGGCTGTCGTGCAGATTCATTTGGCATCCtccttcaattcatttttaagaACCGCCTTCTTTGTTATGTACGTTGCTGCAATCTGTTTCCGATAAAATCGCCGACCTCTCATTTTACATCGGGGGGCCAACATTTTCACAAACATTCGAAAAGCTTCTGTCTCAGTGTGGTAGACGGGCAAAACACCATCGCAAAGATATTTCtaacaaaatattgaaaacacATTGTTATCACGAAGTAATTAATAAAACAGCTTTCAACTTAGTACCGTAACGCAGGCGTCCAATTCCTTCTCTGTCAATGGTTTC
It includes:
- the LOC124341793 gene encoding uncharacterized protein LOC124341793, with the protein product MITPTVTTVPAPAMTVRASTSSVSKSNRLVQEDADILDVLDEENSEFDETDDDCDDIGGDLVIDDREAVENKEKDPHDEEDERHEWDIFDQTFPLMDILDERFTSENVYVLPPHRRCACHTLNLICKCDIYKNMEPSLKNLFESTDKKFKAIWAKQNRSAKVSDNIRKRLGKLFIINNETRWNSYYNAMKRGKHFINKKRSELKALFEVYGIQYFRPAEEELVREYVKIMKPMSEALDVLQADVKVSIGYLLPTLTILIQKLKMLLDDRTIKHCKSLIRVMLSSINTRFQDCFENQELILAAILHPHFKNKWISEEDKEAKTQLLMNAFKSHKQDPVPVNATIGKE